The following are encoded together in the Pseudomonas sp. IB20 genome:
- a CDS encoding methyl-accepting chemotaxis protein — protein MIGTEKVTSQLSRQALGAATQAHQRSTEGREVLAQSITRMHQLSQRANASRELIEALSQRSEEIQRVTLVIQSIASQTNLLALNAAIEAARAGEHGRGFAVVADEVRGLAGRTAMATDEVGVMVADIQHRTAQVVEQIRQLSSDLHTGVEQVEHAGEHLQSIASLAADVEGQVNEIAQGTDTNRVQLDSLFHAVEQMRSDLTVSDLQTRQLADAAVQMEGQAETISERLAEVGLDDYHQRIYDLAREGANRISEQFEADVVQNRISLQDLFDRSYTPIPNTSPSKYHTRFDGYTDQVLPAIQEALLPRHEGLVFAIACTPQGYVPTHNKAFSHALTGDAQIDAVQNRTKRKFEDRTGIRCGSHQQAVLLQTYTRDTGELMHDLSVPIMVNGRHWGGLRLGYKPEGAKAAR, from the coding sequence ATGATCGGTACCGAAAAGGTCACCTCGCAGCTCAGCCGCCAAGCCCTGGGCGCAGCCACCCAGGCTCACCAACGCAGCACCGAAGGGCGCGAAGTGCTGGCCCAGTCCATCACCCGCATGCACCAACTCAGCCAACGCGCCAATGCCAGCCGCGAATTGATCGAGGCGCTGAGCCAGCGCAGTGAAGAAATCCAGCGCGTGACCTTGGTGATTCAATCCATCGCCAGCCAAACCAATTTGCTTGCATTGAACGCGGCCATTGAAGCCGCGCGCGCCGGTGAGCACGGGCGCGGCTTTGCTGTGGTTGCCGACGAGGTGCGTGGCCTGGCCGGGCGTACGGCCATGGCCACCGATGAGGTCGGGGTGATGGTTGCTGATATCCAGCATCGCACCGCGCAAGTGGTCGAGCAGATTCGCCAGTTGTCGTCGGACCTGCACACCGGCGTCGAACAAGTGGAACACGCAGGCGAACACTTGCAGAGCATCGCCAGCCTGGCGGCGGACGTGGAAGGGCAGGTCAATGAGATTGCCCAGGGCACCGACACCAACCGTGTGCAACTCGACAGCTTGTTCCATGCCGTGGAGCAGATGCGCAGCGACCTGACCGTGAGCGACCTGCAAACCCGCCAACTGGCCGATGCGGCGGTGCAGATGGAAGGGCAGGCCGAAACCATCAGCGAGCGCTTGGCCGAAGTCGGGTTGGATGACTATCACCAGCGTATCTACGACCTGGCCCGCGAAGGCGCAAACCGCATTAGCGAACAGTTCGAGGCCGATGTAGTGCAAAACCGTATCAGCCTGCAGGACTTGTTTGACCGCAGTTACACGCCGATCCCGAATACCAGCCCAAGCAAATATCACACGCGTTTTGACGGTTACACCGACCAGGTATTGCCGGCGATCCAGGAAGCGCTGCTGCCGCGTCATGAAGGTTTAGTGTTTGCGATTGCCTGCACACCTCAAGGTTACGTGCCGACGCACAACAAGGCGTTTTCTCACGCCCTGACCGGTGACGCGCAGATCGACGCGGTGCAGAACCGCACCAAACGTAAGTTCGAAGACCGCACGGGCATTCGTTGCGGCAGTCATCAGCAGGCTGTGCTGTTGCAGACCTATACCCGTGACACCGGCGAGTTGATGCACGACTTGTCGGTGCCGATCATGGTCAATGGCCGGCATTGGGGTGGGTTGCGCCTTGGCTATAAACCGGAAGGGGCAAAGGCCGCGCGTTAG
- a CDS encoding DUF2789 domain-containing protein has product MDAPIPTLETLFEQLGLDSTPEAIDAFIGAHPLGEDVKLIDAPFWTSQQANFLKEELREDAEWAIPVDELNQRLHQSQ; this is encoded by the coding sequence ATGGACGCGCCAATCCCGACGCTCGAAACCCTGTTTGAACAACTGGGCCTGGATTCGACCCCCGAGGCCATCGACGCATTCATCGGCGCACACCCGCTGGGCGAAGATGTGAAACTGATCGATGCGCCCTTCTGGACGTCGCAACAGGCGAATTTTCTGAAGGAAGAGCTGCGTGAGGACGCCGAATGGGCCATCCCCGTGGACGAGTTGAACCAGCGCCTACATCAATCCCAGTAA
- a CDS encoding TraR/DksA family transcriptional regulator — MTKEKLLAMPADDYMNAEQHAFFEQLLQDMKVEHHERIEQNRIAIESLDTPADPADAASVEEERTWLVNAIDRDQRMLPQLERALERIKEDSFGWCDDSGEPIGLKRLLISPTTKYCIEAQERHEQIDKHQRQA; from the coding sequence ATGACAAAGGAAAAGTTGCTGGCCATGCCGGCGGATGACTACATGAATGCCGAACAGCACGCTTTTTTCGAGCAGCTGCTGCAAGACATGAAAGTGGAACACCACGAGCGCATTGAACAGAACCGCATCGCCATCGAAAGCCTGGACACCCCGGCTGACCCGGCTGATGCCGCTTCCGTGGAAGAAGAGCGCACCTGGTTGGTTAATGCTATCGATCGCGACCAGCGCATGCTGCCGCAGCTTGAGCGCGCCCTGGAACGCATCAAGGAAGATTCCTTTGGCTGGTGCGACGACAGCGGTGAGCCTATCGGCCTCAAGCGCCTGCTGATCAGCCCGACCACCAAGTACTGCATCGAAGCGCAAGAGCGCCACGAGCAGATCGACAAGCACCAGCGCCAAGCCTGA